A genome region from Magnetovibrio sp. PR-2 includes the following:
- a CDS encoding RebB family R body protein — protein MADSTSVNSQITDAVTQTNVKVVAEAPAQSMAMVYQTMAHSISLAMENAMQAQGGLQQIGNAVTSSGVRMIFDAANSGSSKSS, from the coding sequence ATGGCTGACAGTACAAGCGTCAATTCACAGATCACGGATGCCGTGACACAGACAAACGTCAAGGTGGTGGCCGAGGCCCCCGCGCAAAGTATGGCCATGGTGTACCAAACCATGGCGCACTCGATTTCCTTGGCGATGGAAAATGCCATGCAGGCCCAAGGCGGTCTGCAGCAAATCGGCAACGCCGTGACGTCCAGCGGGGTACGCATGATTTTCGATGCGGCCAACTCCGGCAGCAGTAAATCCAGCTAA